The following are encoded together in the Humulus lupulus chromosome 5, drHumLupu1.1, whole genome shotgun sequence genome:
- the LOC133779438 gene encoding secreted RxLR effector protein 161-like has translation MDLGTATRILGITKSKDREKGKMNLGQKDYIQKILDKFSMNNAKITKLPITSQHQLSKEQCPKTKDEADYMNRVPYSNAVRFLMYLMVCTRPDLSYAMSLLSKYMSNPGKPHLEAMKWTLRYLLGTMDIGLTYRKQNYILRLEGYSDADYAGDRDQRRLTSAYYFLIGGNCISWRVQLQPVVALSTTES, from the coding sequence ATGGATCTGGGAACAGCTACTAGGATACTTGGGATAACAAAAAGCAAAGACAGAGAAAAAGGGAAGATGAATCTTGGACAGAAGGACTACATACAAAAAATCTTGGACAAATTTTCTATGAACAATGCTAAGATCACTAAGCTACCAATTACCAGCCAACATCAGCTGTCTAAAGAGCAATGCCCTAAAACAAAGGACGAAGCAGATTACATGAACAGAGTCCCTTATTCTAATGCAGTAAGATTCCTAATGTATCTAAtggtgtgtacaagacctgatctATCCTATGCAATGAGCTTGCTAAGCAAATACATGTCAAATCCGGGTAAACCTCACTTGGAAGCTATGAAGTGGACACTAAGGTACCTACTGGGAACTATGGATATTGGACTCACTTACAGGAAACAGAACTATATTCTAAGATTAGAAGGGTACAGCGATGCAGACTATGCAGGGGACAGAGATCAAAGAAGGTTAACTTCTGCATACTATTTTCTTATAGGTGGGAATTGCATAAGTTGGAGGGTTCAGTTACAGCCTGTAGTAGCCCTATCTACAACTGAATCATAA